GGCAGCGAAGCGCTCGATGCGATCGAGGAGACCATCGACGTCGTCCTCCTGGACCGACGGATGCCGGGTCTCTCGGGCGATACCGTCCTCGACACGATCCGAGAACGGGAACTCGACTGCCGCGTCGCGATGGTGACGGCGGTCGAACCGGACTTCGATATCATCGAGATGGGGTTCGACGACTATCTCGTCAAGCCGGTCTCGAGCGACGAACTGGTCGCGATCATCGATCAGCTCCTCCTTCGGTCGACCTACGACGAGCAACTTCAGGAGTTCTTCGCGCTCGCCTCGAAGAAGGCGTTGCTGGACGACCAGAAGACCGAGGCCGAACGCCAGTCGAGTCAGGAGTACGCCGAACTCAAAGACCGGCTGGCCGTCCTCCGCGTCCAGGTCAACGATACGATGCAGGAGCTCTTGGAGCAGGACGGCTACCGGCAGCTCTGTCGGGATATCGCGGACGAATCCGTGTTGGAGAAGTGACAGCGCGGCGGGTCGCGACGGGTCGGGCACCGTCCGCCAGTTCGAATTCGAGAGCCGGAGCGGATCTGTTCGTCGACCGGTCGTTCGCCTACTCGAGACGCCGCTCGAGCGTCGTTACGTCCCGTATTTCGATCCGCGTGCCACCGTTGTAGCCGTTCGTAACGGTACACGTCCAGTCGTGAGCGTCGGCGATCGCTCGGACGAGCGCGAGGCCGAGCCCGTCGATCGCAGTGTGGTCGTCGGCGATCGGATCGAGGACGCGGTCGTGGGCGTTCGGGGGGATTTCGGTACCGTCGTCGAGCAGGAAGAAGCCACGGCTCCCGTCGTCGTCGAATCCGACCAGTCCGACCTGAACCGTCACGCTCCCGTCGGCCCGTGCGACGGCGCTGTCGAACGCCGTCTCGAGGAGGTGGACGAACCGGTCGGGGTCGGCACGGAGCGCGGCCGAGGCGTCGACGACGATCTCGTCCTCGTCGAGCCGCGAGTCGCTGAGGGCGTCCGCGACGGCCGACTCGAGCCGAAGTCTGGTGCGAGTGCCGACGGCCGAGGCGTTGCGAGCGAACTCGCGGACGTCGTCGACGAGTCGTTCGGCCCGGTCGAGCGTCGTTTCGACGGTGTCCTCGGCGAGCGGGAACTCCCACTCGTCGGCACCGGAATCGTCGTCGAGCGCGTCGGCGACGGCATCGAGCTGGCGTTTCAGGTCGGTCGAGAGGAGCTCGGCGACGGCCTCGAGCCGGTCGGTCTGGTGCTCGAGTTCGGCCGTCCGGTCTCGGAGGATTCGCTCTCGGTCGGCCCGATCGAGGGCGGCCCGCGTGTTCTCGACGAGCGTCGAGATGAGATCGACGTCGGTCTCGTCGAACCGGTGTGGATCGAGCGCTCCCGTCATGAGGATACCGTGGGTCCCGATGGGTGCGATGATCTCCGACCGAAGCGGTGTGTCCGGGTTGTAGAGATCGTCGACGGTCTCGAGGTCGTCGAACCGTTCGACCTCGCCGGCCTCGAAGACGTCCCAGACGAGCCCCTCACTGGGATGGAATCGCGGGAGACCGCCGAACTCGTCGTGTGCACCGGCGGTGCCGGCGACGGGTTCGAGATAGCCCTGTTCCTCCTCGAGCAGCCAGACGCCGCTGATCGGGAGGTCGAGCAGGTCGCTCCCGGCGTGGACCGAGATCGCGCAGATCTCCTCGGGATCGTCGGACTCGAGGAGCCATCGGGTGATCTCGTGGAGCGACGTGACGACGCGTTCGTACTCGTGTTGATCGGTCACGTCTCGCACGACGACGGCGACGGTCGCGACATCGTCCTCGATCGGAACGAACCGGAACTCGCCCATTCGATCCCCGCCGTCCGGACCGATATACGGGAGTTCGAGCTGTCGGCGATCGGCGTTACCGACGTCGACGTCGGTGATCGCCTGGCCGATGTCGACCGCGCGTTCGCCGTCGATACCCGCCAGTTCGGTCAGCGTTTCGACGTGCTCGCCGAGGAGCGCCGACCGATCGGTGTCGAAAACCGATTCCGTCGCGCCGTTGACGGAGACGATCTCGCGGTTGCGATCGAGCGTAATGACGGCGTCACGGACCGCCTCGACGACGGCGGCGTGTTGTGCCAGCGTCGTCTCCTGGGCCCGCCGCTCGGTGACGTCGCGCATGTACACCGACAGCCCGGTCTCGGAGGGATAGGCGCGCGCTTCGAACCACGTCTCGAGGTGGGTGTGGTAGATCTCGAAGGAGACCGGTACCTGTTCGTCCATCGCACGGTGGAACCCGTCGGGGAACTGCGTCTCGACCGTCTGGGGGAACTCGTCCCACATGACCCGGCCGATCAGTTCCTCGCGGGAGCGCTTGAGCAGCGTTTCGGCCCGCTCGTTGAGATAGGTGAACCGAAAGCCCGTATCGAGGGCGAAGAACGCGTCGGTCACGCGGTCGACGATCGGAACGGATCGCATCGTCACGACTCGCCACCCCTTTCCGGTGCCGGATTCGTCCCCCCCTCGCGTTCGAGGCGCTCGCCTCTCACAGCCGTTACCATCATCGACAGACAGTCAGCACATAGTTTGTGTAACCCCTATTTCAGTCTCGTGGCCGAGCGGCCGGATGCCACGCTGTTTCACGGCATCGATTCACTCACAGCGGGACCGTCGTCCCCAGTTCGGCCTCTCGAGCCCTGTCGAAGACGAACTCGGCTGTCGCAGCGTCCAGTACCGCCGTCCCGACGCTCTCACAGACGATGATTTCGTCCGCCGACTCCCGTCCCCGACGACCGGGTATCACGTCCCCGAACGGCCGAACCGCAGGTGTCGGATGTCCGCGGAGGTCACCGGTCTCGACCGCTTCGTCCGGTACGTCCGCGAAGATGCGCTCCGCGCGATCGATCGTCCGGTCGTCCAGTTCGCGCATCTCGGCGGTGTACGCGCCGACGGCGATCACGAGCGCGCCGTCGGCCAGCGCGTTCCCCGGGAAGACCGGCTCCGTGCTCGTGGTCGCCGTGACGACGACGGTCGCCCCGCTGACGGCGGCGCGAGGGCTCGAGACTGCGGTCGCGGGGACGCCGAGTTCCGTTTCGAGGTCGTCGGCGCAGGCGATCCGCGAGTCGCTGGGCGAGTAGACGCGGATCGACTCGAGGCGGTCGACGCCCACCGCGGCAGCGATGGCCCGCGTTTGCCAGCGAGCCTGCGTGCCGGCACCGATCACGGCCAGTTCGATCGGCCCGTCGGTCGCGAGTTCGCGGGCCGCGAGGCCGCCGATACAGCCGGTCCGCGCGCTGGTGATCCGAGTTCCCGCGAGGTAGCCGACCGGCTGGCCGGTTTCGGCGTCGGCGAGTGCGAGCTGTGCGGTGACGGTCGGGAGTCCGCGATCGGGATTGTCCTCGACGACCGTCACGAGCTTCGTCGCCGCGTACGCCGCGCCGTGGACGTACGCCGGCATGCAAAGGCCCGTTCCGGTCGGCTCACCGGGTGCGTCCGGATCGATCCCCGTCCCGATCGGGTAGTGGGGGCGCTCCGGTCGTTCGACCGCGCCCGCTCGTTGCTTTTCGAACGCGTCGGCGACGACCGGGAGGAGCGCCTCGAGGTCGAGTACGGACGCGACGTCCTCGTCGGAGAGCACGCGAACCATACGGGCACATCAGTCGGCGGCTACTTCAGTCGTACCGTCGGCCCCTCGACACCCGGTTCGCCGATCGGACGGGGAGAAGGTTGTTTGATGATTGGTGTGGTACCAGGACTCATGAAAATCGTCATCGTCGGCGGCGGAATCATCGGGACGGCGGTCGCGGCTCGACTCGGCGAAACCGATCACGACGTGACGCTCCTCGAGCGCTCGCGGATCGGAAGCGAAACGACGGCGGCCTCCGCGGGAATCCTGATGGAGACCGCGGTCGCACCGACGCCGTTCGACCTGCGGTTCCGGACGCGTGCCCGATCCGTCTACCGGCGGCTGTTCGACCGCGGGCCGCTCGAGTCGGATCGGGTCGGGACGCTCTACGTCGCCGAAACGACGGCGTTCGCGGATCGGCTCGAGGAGTCCGTCGCGGTTCTTCGCGAACACGACGTCGAGGCGTCGTTCCTGTCGGCGACGGAAATCGCTCGGCTCGGCGTCGATCCAGACGGGTTCGTCGGGGGGCTCCACACGCCGAACGACAGCGTCTGCGATCCGACCGACGTCGCGAACTGGTTCGCGGCGCGTGCTCGACGGAGCGGTGTCGACGTTCGAACCGGCGTGCGTGTGACTGCCGTGATCACGCGGGACGGGTCCGTCTCGGGCGTCGAAACCGACGAGGGTCGACTGCAGACGGACTGCGTGCTCAACGCGACCGGCCCGTGGGCACCGGAACTGAACGAAATGGTCGGCATCTCGCTTCCGCTCGGTCACACGCTGGGACCGATGGTCGCGCTCGAGGGACCCGAACCGATCGAGAGCCCGGTAACGATCCTCGAGTCGAAGCGGTACGTTCGCCCCACCGGCGGGGCGGACGGGACCGGAGCCTGGGTCGGCGAGTACCGAACTGGATACACCGAGGGGCAACGCTACGATCCGGACCAGTGCACCGTTTCGGACGAATTCCGCGACACGGCGACCGACGCTGCGAGCATCGTCCCCGCACTCGAGGGCGCAACGGCCGTCGACGAGTGGATCGGCCTCCGAACCGTTACCCCTGACGGCCGGCCCGTCGTCGGCGAGACGAGCGTCGACGGGTTCGTCGTCGCCTGTGGGATGTCGGGGCAGGGAGTGACGCTCGCGCCGGCCGTCGCGGACGTCGTTCACGACGTGCTCGAGGGGCGCGTCGGCGACGACCATCGGAGGCACCTCTCGCCCGACCGCTTCTGACGGCGAACCGCCGCTGCTGTCGGCGTCGTCGAACGGGCGATATCGGCCACGCGACGTTCCGGGGTCGGCTCTCGAACGAATCCTTATGCCAGGGCATGTCGGTAGGTACTGTATGACAGTAGTCGTTATCGGCGGCGGTATCGTCGGCCTCTCGAGTGCGTCCGAACTCGCCACCCGCGGCGTCGACGTCGTCGTCTGCGAGCAGGGATCGATCGGCAACGGCAGCACCGAGCGGGCCGCCGGCGGTATCCGCGCGCAGTTCTCGACGCCGGTCAACGTCGACCTGTCGCTCGAGAGCATGCGCGTCTGGGACTCCTTCGAGGAGCGGTTCGGGATCG
The Natrinema salaciae genome window above contains:
- a CDS encoding NAD(P)/FAD-dependent oxidoreductase, giving the protein MKIVIVGGGIIGTAVAARLGETDHDVTLLERSRIGSETTAASAGILMETAVAPTPFDLRFRTRARSVYRRLFDRGPLESDRVGTLYVAETTAFADRLEESVAVLREHDVEASFLSATEIARLGVDPDGFVGGLHTPNDSVCDPTDVANWFAARARRSGVDVRTGVRVTAVITRDGSVSGVETDEGRLQTDCVLNATGPWAPELNEMVGISLPLGHTLGPMVALEGPEPIESPVTILESKRYVRPTGGADGTGAWVGEYRTGYTEGQRYDPDQCTVSDEFRDTATDAASIVPALEGATAVDEWIGLRTVTPDGRPVVGETSVDGFVVACGMSGQGVTLAPAVADVVHDVLEGRVGDDHRRHLSPDRF
- a CDS encoding response regulator; this encodes MTTDTPSVLIVEDEPDLANLYAAWLESECDVETAYDGSEALDAIEETIDVVLLDRRMPGLSGDTVLDTIRERELDCRVAMVTAVEPDFDIIEMGFDDYLVKPVSSDELVAIIDQLLLRSTYDEQLQEFFALASKKALLDDQKTEAERQSSQEYAELKDRLAVLRVQVNDTMQELLEQDGYRQLCRDIADESVLEK
- a CDS encoding ornithine cyclodeaminase family protein is translated as MVRVLSDEDVASVLDLEALLPVVADAFEKQRAGAVERPERPHYPIGTGIDPDAPGEPTGTGLCMPAYVHGAAYAATKLVTVVEDNPDRGLPTVTAQLALADAETGQPVGYLAGTRITSARTGCIGGLAARELATDGPIELAVIGAGTQARWQTRAIAAAVGVDRLESIRVYSPSDSRIACADDLETELGVPATAVSSPRAAVSGATVVVTATTSTEPVFPGNALADGALVIAVGAYTAEMRELDDRTIDRAERIFADVPDEAVETGDLRGHPTPAVRPFGDVIPGRRGRESADEIIVCESVGTAVLDAATAEFVFDRAREAELGTTVPL
- a CDS encoding PAS domain-containing protein codes for the protein MRSVPIVDRVTDAFFALDTGFRFTYLNERAETLLKRSREELIGRVMWDEFPQTVETQFPDGFHRAMDEQVPVSFEIYHTHLETWFEARAYPSETGLSVYMRDVTERRAQETTLAQHAAVVEAVRDAVITLDRNREIVSVNGATESVFDTDRSALLGEHVETLTELAGIDGERAVDIGQAITDVDVGNADRRQLELPYIGPDGGDRMGEFRFVPIEDDVATVAVVVRDVTDQHEYERVVTSLHEITRWLLESDDPEEICAISVHAGSDLLDLPISGVWLLEEEQGYLEPVAGTAGAHDEFGGLPRFHPSEGLVWDVFEAGEVERFDDLETVDDLYNPDTPLRSEIIAPIGTHGILMTGALDPHRFDETDVDLISTLVENTRAALDRADRERILRDRTAELEHQTDRLEAVAELLSTDLKRQLDAVADALDDDSGADEWEFPLAEDTVETTLDRAERLVDDVREFARNASAVGTRTRLRLESAVADALSDSRLDEDEIVVDASAALRADPDRFVHLLETAFDSAVARADGSVTVQVGLVGFDDDGSRGFFLLDDGTEIPPNAHDRVLDPIADDHTAIDGLGLALVRAIADAHDWTCTVTNGYNGGTRIEIRDVTTLERRLE